A window from Planococcus maritimus encodes these proteins:
- a CDS encoding nucleoside deaminase has protein sequence MINETDLQHLKRCVKLAEQAFEKGDEPFGSILVSGQGEVLFEDHNHVASGDHTQHPEFAIARWAAEHLAPEERTHATVYTSGEHCPMCAAAHGWVGLGRIVYASSSKQLGEWMKELGAAPSPVRNLSIGDILVEARVDGPVPELAEQVHALHRRLHEKKH, from the coding sequence GTGATCAATGAGACCGATCTACAGCATTTAAAGCGCTGTGTAAAACTTGCCGAACAGGCGTTTGAGAAAGGGGACGAGCCCTTTGGTTCCATCCTCGTGTCGGGACAAGGAGAGGTGCTGTTTGAAGACCATAACCATGTGGCATCAGGCGACCATACGCAGCATCCAGAATTCGCAATTGCGCGCTGGGCTGCTGAACATCTAGCCCCGGAAGAACGGACACATGCAACTGTCTATACGTCCGGCGAGCATTGTCCTATGTGCGCAGCGGCGCATGGCTGGGTTGGCCTCGGCCGCATCGTTTACGCGAGTTCCTCGAAGCAATTGGGCGAGTGGATGAAAGAACTTGGAGCCGCGCCTTCGCCTGTGCGCAATTTATCGATCGGGGACATACTTGTAGAGGCGCGCGTAGACGGGCCGGTGCCAGAACTTGCCGAACAGGTACATGCGCTCCACCGGCGTCTTCACGAAAAGAAGCACTGA
- a CDS encoding LacI family DNA-binding transcriptional regulator encodes MSLTIKDIAKMAGVSPATVSKTINNYHGINEGTKKKILDVIKETGYQPNFSAKSLATKKSNLIGLIYAGKVNVEFTHPFFNEVVTAFKKNIGLLGYDILMFSNENFSQDNGSYLARCKHFHVDGCLIITGEEIEDSIHDLVNSEIPCMGIDLVLDGPHSSYVMTDNINLAAKVIQHLYLNSVRTIGFIGGQPNSEVTKLRGRGYLQAMNQFGLEIKEEWMQYGDYHEDSGYAAMKKILAAPERPEAVFAASDLMAFGALRAIKEAGLQVPSDIRLVGCDDIDACRYSAPLLSTVRQDKERLGKLAAYMLNDLINDKSKLKPVFIDSELIVRESCGNAIQKSKA; translated from the coding sequence ATGAGCCTAACCATAAAAGATATCGCAAAAATGGCCGGTGTCTCGCCGGCCACTGTGTCCAAAACGATCAATAATTACCATGGCATTAACGAAGGCACGAAGAAAAAAATATTAGACGTCATCAAGGAGACAGGTTACCAGCCGAATTTTTCAGCGAAATCCTTGGCGACAAAAAAGTCCAATTTGATTGGCTTGATCTATGCCGGAAAAGTGAATGTCGAATTTACCCATCCTTTTTTCAACGAAGTCGTGACGGCGTTCAAAAAGAATATAGGGTTGCTGGGCTACGACATTCTCATGTTTTCCAACGAAAATTTCTCCCAGGACAATGGCAGCTATTTGGCCCGCTGCAAACATTTCCACGTGGATGGTTGTTTGATCATCACGGGAGAGGAAATTGAAGATTCAATCCATGACTTGGTCAATAGCGAAATCCCTTGCATGGGCATCGACTTAGTCCTGGATGGGCCGCATTCGAGCTATGTCATGACCGATAATATTAATCTAGCGGCTAAAGTCATCCAGCATCTGTACTTGAATTCGGTGAGAACAATCGGCTTTATCGGAGGCCAACCGAATTCGGAAGTCACCAAGCTGCGAGGCCGGGGCTATCTGCAAGCGATGAACCAATTCGGTCTTGAAATAAAAGAAGAATGGATGCAATACGGGGATTACCACGAAGACAGCGGCTATGCTGCGATGAAAAAAATCCTGGCGGCTCCTGAACGGCCAGAAGCGGTTTTTGCCGCATCTGACTTGATGGCATTCGGTGCATTGAGGGCGATTAAAGAAGCAGGACTTCAAGTGCCCAGTGATATCCGATTGGTCGGCTGTGATGATATTGATGCTTGTCGATACAGTGCGCCGCTCTTGTCGACGGTTCGGCAAGATAAAGAACGGTTGGGGAAACTAGCCGCTTATATGCTTAATGATTTAATTAACGATAAATCGAAATTGAAACCAGTGTTTATCGATTCCGAACTGATTGTGCGGGAATCTTGCGGTAATGCAATTCAAAAATCAAAAGCGTGA
- a CDS encoding GH1 family beta-glucosidase, which yields MAIMEFPKDMKWGAATAAYQIEGAAFEDGKGLSIWDTFSHTPGNVLNGDNGDVAADSYHRYEEDIKLMKELGIDTYRFSVSWPRIFPSGTGEVNEKGLKFYHDFVDALLANNIEPMCTLYHWDLPQALQDEGGWANRKTVDAFADYAELMFKEFDGKINNWVTINEPWCVSFLSNFIGIHAPGNQDLQLATNISHHLLLAHGKAVSRFRDLEIKGGIGYAPNVEWLEPFSNKQEDIDACNRSMGFLMEWFFDPVFKGSYPAFMVEWFEKKGATLQIEEGDMEIINQPIDFVGINYYTGSVGRYKKDADLFDLERVDIGFEKTDFGWAIFPEGFYRVLAKIKDQYGAIPIYITENGACYNDEPENGRVRDQRRIEYLKQHLTSLKRSMDYGVNIKGYLTWSLMDNFEWAEGYDKRFGIIHVDFNTLERTKKDSYYWYKQTISNGWFDMNY from the coding sequence ATGGCGATTATGGAATTTCCGAAAGACATGAAATGGGGAGCGGCGACGGCCGCTTATCAAATAGAAGGCGCTGCATTTGAAGACGGGAAAGGGCTATCGATTTGGGATACGTTCTCACACACACCCGGAAACGTATTGAACGGAGACAATGGGGATGTCGCAGCTGACAGCTACCATCGCTACGAGGAAGACATCAAGCTTATGAAGGAACTGGGCATCGACACGTACCGCTTCTCGGTGTCTTGGCCGAGAATCTTCCCTTCAGGCACCGGCGAAGTGAATGAAAAAGGTTTGAAATTCTATCACGACTTTGTCGACGCTTTGCTTGCGAACAACATTGAGCCGATGTGTACGCTATACCATTGGGACTTGCCGCAAGCCTTGCAAGATGAAGGCGGATGGGCCAATCGTAAAACTGTGGACGCTTTTGCGGATTATGCTGAGTTGATGTTCAAGGAATTCGATGGCAAGATCAATAACTGGGTGACGATTAACGAGCCTTGGTGCGTATCGTTCTTGTCCAATTTCATCGGCATCCATGCCCCGGGTAACCAGGATCTGCAACTGGCCACAAACATTTCCCATCACCTATTACTCGCTCACGGGAAAGCAGTGAGTCGGTTCAGAGACTTGGAGATCAAAGGCGGCATTGGCTATGCACCGAACGTCGAATGGCTCGAGCCTTTCAGTAATAAGCAAGAAGACATCGATGCTTGCAACCGCAGCATGGGCTTCTTGATGGAATGGTTTTTCGACCCGGTCTTCAAAGGAAGCTATCCGGCCTTCATGGTCGAGTGGTTCGAGAAAAAAGGCGCCACGCTTCAAATTGAAGAAGGTGATATGGAAATCATCAATCAACCAATCGATTTCGTAGGGATCAATTACTATACCGGCAGTGTTGGAAGGTATAAAAAAGACGCGGATCTATTCGACTTGGAGCGTGTGGATATCGGTTTCGAGAAAACGGATTTCGGCTGGGCTATCTTCCCTGAAGGCTTCTACCGCGTATTGGCAAAGATCAAAGACCAATACGGCGCCATTCCGATTTACATAACGGAAAATGGGGCTTGCTATAATGACGAGCCGGAAAACGGGCGTGTGCGCGACCAAAGAAGAATCGAATACTTGAAGCAGCATTTGACTTCCTTGAAGAGAAGCATGGATTACGGCGTCAATATCAAAGGCTACCTGACATGGTCGCTCATGGATAATTTCGAATGGGCAGAAGGCTACGACAAGCGCTTCGGCATCATCCACGTCGATTTCAACACATTGGAACGAACGAAAAAAGATAGCTATTATTGGTATAAACAAACGATCAGCAACGGCTGGTTCGATATGAATTACTGA
- a CDS encoding Gfo/Idh/MocA family protein yields MGIKVGIIGCGAITKMRHAPEYTANPYVDEIVFYDRNLHRSEAMVELFGGRNVENVEDLFNDPDIIAISDCSSNENHRLFSTQALLSGKHVLCEKPISLTVEHAKEILAAQKKSGKKLMVDHNQRFTPAHQKARDILAGGELGKILTFRTAFGHSGPESWGINKTNSTWFFKKERSGFGVGGDLGIHKIDLLHYLLDDEIIQVSAFQGALHKTDENGEPIEVCDNLVCSLATEKGRLGNAAFSWTYYGEEDNSTVVYCEKGIMKIYHDDEYQLELIMESGEKVNYQLEAIQTNDNQTPSGVIDAFVDSIRLDQEPIVTGEDALKSLKVILGIMEAAETKQVVTIEKESLLYQ; encoded by the coding sequence ATGGGCATCAAGGTAGGCATCATCGGTTGCGGGGCCATTACGAAAATGCGCCACGCACCGGAATATACAGCCAATCCATACGTGGATGAAATCGTCTTTTACGACCGCAACCTCCATCGTTCCGAAGCGATGGTGGAATTGTTCGGCGGCAGGAATGTCGAGAATGTCGAAGACTTATTCAACGATCCGGATATTATCGCCATCAGCGATTGTTCGTCGAATGAAAACCATCGTTTATTTTCCACGCAGGCACTATTGAGCGGCAAGCACGTGCTGTGCGAAAAACCGATTTCCTTGACGGTCGAACATGCCAAAGAGATTTTGGCAGCACAGAAAAAATCCGGCAAGAAACTGATGGTCGACCACAATCAGCGGTTCACACCTGCACACCAGAAAGCACGGGACATCCTGGCAGGAGGGGAGCTCGGGAAAATCTTGACCTTCCGTACAGCTTTTGGCCATTCGGGCCCTGAATCTTGGGGCATCAATAAAACAAACTCGACGTGGTTCTTTAAAAAAGAGCGTTCAGGTTTTGGTGTCGGCGGCGACCTCGGCATCCACAAAATCGATTTACTGCATTACTTGCTCGATGATGAAATCATTCAAGTGAGCGCCTTCCAGGGAGCTTTGCACAAAACGGATGAAAACGGTGAGCCGATTGAAGTATGCGACAATCTTGTCTGCAGCTTGGCGACCGAAAAAGGGCGCCTCGGGAACGCCGCCTTCTCCTGGACCTATTACGGGGAAGAGGACAATAGCACCGTTGTTTATTGCGAGAAAGGCATCATGAAAATCTACCACGACGACGAGTATCAGCTGGAACTCATCATGGAATCCGGCGAGAAAGTGAACTACCAGCTGGAAGCGATCCAAACGAATGACAACCAGACTCCGAGCGGCGTCATTGATGCGTTCGTCGATTCGATACGCTTGGACCAAGAGCCAATCGTTACGGGAGAAGATGCCTTGAAATCACTGAAAGTCATTTTGGGCATCATGGAAGCAGCCGAAACCAAGCAAGTGGTCACTATCGAAAAAGAGTCTCTCCTTTATCAATAG
- a CDS encoding carbohydrate ABC transporter permease: protein MNETASKRKFSMNKLFVYMFLSLASLLSLFPFYWMFVMATQTSSAYNSIPPTIAPGNLLVENFQKVLNQIDFFGALWTSFVLCSIVTLVVLFISSLAGFAFAKFYFPAKNVLFITILLTMIIPPQLGLIPQYFLIANAGLLDTLAGVMILFFLNPLGIFLMRQYIGDSVPDELIEAAKLDGCSNFKIYRSIVLPIILPAFATLGIIVFTAVWGEFLWQFTILRDPDNYTIQVALASLRNTVNVDFGMILSGVFWATMPLIIIFLLFNRLFISSIAEGSVK from the coding sequence ATGAACGAAACTGCAAGCAAACGAAAATTTTCCATGAATAAGTTGTTCGTCTATATGTTCTTGTCCCTTGCTTCCTTGCTATCCTTGTTCCCGTTTTATTGGATGTTCGTGATGGCTACTCAAACCAGTTCCGCGTATAACTCGATTCCCCCGACAATCGCTCCAGGGAATCTACTGGTGGAAAACTTCCAGAAAGTATTGAACCAAATTGATTTCTTCGGTGCGTTGTGGACATCTTTTGTTCTGTGTTCCATCGTCACATTGGTCGTATTATTTATTAGCTCGTTGGCAGGGTTCGCTTTCGCCAAGTTCTACTTTCCGGCTAAAAACGTCCTGTTCATCACGATCTTGCTGACGATGATCATCCCGCCGCAGCTTGGGTTAATCCCTCAGTATTTCCTGATTGCGAATGCGGGCTTGTTAGATACCTTGGCAGGTGTCATGATTTTGTTCTTTTTGAATCCACTAGGTATTTTCCTGATGAGGCAATATATCGGGGACTCGGTACCGGACGAGTTGATCGAAGCGGCAAAGTTGGATGGCTGTTCGAACTTCAAGATCTACCGGAGCATCGTCTTGCCAATCATCTTACCGGCCTTTGCGACGCTTGGAATCATTGTATTTACCGCGGTATGGGGTGAGTTTTTATGGCAGTTCACGATTCTCAGAGACCCTGATAACTACACAATCCAAGTTGCGTTAGCGTCACTTCGCAACACGGTCAATGTCGATTTCGGGATGATCTTATCCGGCGTCTTTTGGGCGACGATGCCATTAATCATTATTTTCCTCCTGTTCAACCGCTTGTTTATCTCAAGCATTGCAGAAGGTTCAGTAAAATAA
- a CDS encoding VOC family protein: protein MQLGAFSISLNVKDIQASKDFYENIGFTVYGGDIEQNWLIMKNGTTSIGLFQGMFDKNILTFNPGWDEQAQELGTFIDIRELQQNLKSKGVSFISEADATGSGPASFTLEDPDGNPILFDQHL from the coding sequence ATGCAATTAGGCGCTTTTTCCATTAGCTTGAACGTCAAGGACATCCAAGCCTCAAAAGACTTTTACGAAAATATCGGCTTTACCGTTTATGGGGGCGACATCGAGCAGAACTGGCTGATTATGAAAAACGGCACCACCTCCATCGGCTTGTTTCAAGGGATGTTCGACAAAAACATCCTGACATTTAATCCAGGCTGGGATGAACAGGCACAGGAACTCGGTACATTTATCGACATTCGGGAGCTGCAACAAAACCTAAAATCCAAAGGTGTCTCGTTCATAAGCGAAGCAGATGCAACGGGTTCAGGCCCCGCGAGCTTTACGCTCGAAGACCCGGATGGCAACCCGATTTTGTTCGACCAGCACCTGTAA